In one window of Williamwhitmania taraxaci DNA:
- a CDS encoding Hpt domain-containing protein codes for MFENLKTKPEHIDLSVLEEITDGSSDLLHDMLDIFFLQVPKFTMEMEEANSSGEYAKLGAIAHKAKSTVATMGITALIQKMKDFELLAKSGERPEEYAAYIDLFKTNCDKAIKELKDIKSNL; via the coding sequence ATGTTTGAGAACTTAAAGACAAAGCCCGAACATATTGACTTATCAGTTTTGGAGGAGATTACCGATGGAAGTTCAGACCTCCTGCACGATATGTTAGATATCTTCTTTCTCCAAGTTCCAAAATTCACAATGGAGATGGAAGAGGCTAATAGTAGCGGTGAATATGCTAAACTAGGTGCGATTGCTCACAAAGCAAAATCAACGGTGGCAACCATGGGTATAACTGCGCTGATTCAAAAAATGAAGGACTTTGAACTGTTGGCAAAAAGTGGTGAACGCCCCGAAGAATACGCCGCCTACATTGATCTCTTTAAGACGAATTGTGATAAAGCAATTAAAGAGTTAAAAGATATAAAATCGAACTTATAA
- a CDS encoding STAS domain-containing protein — MIKVEQEKDICIISFPGISRLNVNNIGEIKDPITAKITTGSKVILDFSGINYIDSSGFGVLLSFLRTSKTIDSKLMLCCIMPEVMSLVRLLQLQTVFSIYPDRDTCIKNL, encoded by the coding sequence ATGATAAAAGTAGAACAAGAAAAGGATATCTGTATTATCTCCTTTCCGGGGATTAGCCGACTAAACGTCAACAATATTGGAGAGATCAAGGACCCCATTACAGCAAAGATAACGACAGGCAGTAAAGTTATTCTTGACTTTTCAGGAATTAACTATATCGACAGTTCCGGGTTTGGCGTTCTGCTCTCCTTCCTGCGCACAAGCAAAACAATCGATAGTAAATTAATGCTGTGCTGCATAATGCCGGAAGTTATGTCGCTGGTTCGATTGCTTCAACTCCAGACGGTATTCAGCATATACCCCGATCGGGATACCTGCATAAAAAATCTATAG
- a CDS encoding PQ-loop repeat-containing protein, translating into MSIEVVGWLGSILFSICGLPQLIKTWKTRKVDDLSSLFLWLWFWGEIFTLIYIIIGDIAQSNSHFPLYVNYAVNILIVFYLLYAKYTYKEVSIPSEK; encoded by the coding sequence ATGTCAATTGAAGTTGTGGGCTGGTTAGGCAGCATTCTGTTCAGTATTTGCGGTTTGCCGCAGCTAATAAAGACGTGGAAAACAAGAAAAGTTGATGACTTAAGTTCCCTCTTTCTATGGTTGTGGTTTTGGGGGGAGATATTCACCCTCATTTACATTATAATAGGAGATATTGCTCAATCCAACTCCCATTTCCCACTTTACGTCAACTATGCTGTAAACATTCTCATAGTCTTTTACCTGCTTTACGCAAAATACACATACAAAGAGGTATCCATTCCTTCTGAAAAATAA